A window from Candidatus Nitrospira neomarina encodes these proteins:
- the zwf gene encoding glucose-6-phosphate dehydrogenase — MKTSHPVFDHADELKEGTLFQQPSNGHTRPPTLFIIFGAQGDLTKRKLIPALYNLASSHHLPQEFAILGIDGIPMHTDDFREKIRQDIDELCPRPVDATIKEWLLDRLHYLAGDFRDSQTYDRLQSLLTQLNTTHGTQGNYLYYMATAPTFFAEIVAQLGAKGLVEHRKDFSRRIVIEKPFGHDLPSARSLNQALRQVLDESQIYRIDHYLGKETVQNILIFRFANGIFEPIWNRQYIDHVQITVAETLGVEHRGAYYEKAGALRDMVSNHLLQILAFVAMEPPNTFDPEAVRNEKAKVLRAIQPMNPVEVLQSTVAGQYEAGSINNHSVLPYRMEKDVNPASLTETFAAMTLGIESWRWEGVPFYLRTGKRLHTRVTEVVIQFKSAPLMLFRKTPVDKLTPNVLVIRIQPDEGISLSFGAKIPGPKVKVGTVDMDFQYAEYFGDAPSTGYETLLHDVMAGDSTLFQRSDSVEVGWSIVDPIVKVWESLGSHAIRPYSSGSWGPPEADALLARDGRMWRNHG; from the coding sequence GTGAAAACGTCCCATCCTGTGTTCGACCACGCCGATGAACTAAAAGAGGGTACCCTCTTCCAACAGCCCAGTAATGGGCACACGCGACCGCCGACGTTATTTATCATATTTGGGGCCCAGGGAGATCTCACGAAGAGAAAATTGATTCCCGCCTTATATAACCTGGCCTCAAGTCATCATCTCCCTCAAGAATTTGCCATCCTTGGGATTGATGGGATTCCCATGCATACGGATGACTTTCGGGAAAAGATCCGTCAGGACATCGACGAATTATGTCCCCGTCCCGTAGATGCCACCATCAAAGAATGGCTCCTTGATCGCCTGCATTACCTGGCAGGAGATTTTCGGGATTCTCAAACATACGACCGCCTTCAGTCTCTGCTGACACAGTTAAATACTACACATGGGACTCAGGGAAATTACCTCTATTACATGGCCACGGCTCCAACATTTTTTGCGGAAATCGTTGCGCAACTGGGCGCCAAAGGATTAGTCGAACATCGAAAAGATTTTTCCCGTCGTATCGTCATTGAGAAACCCTTCGGTCATGATTTGCCATCGGCTCGATCGCTCAATCAAGCCCTGAGACAGGTGCTCGATGAAAGTCAGATTTACCGGATCGATCATTATCTTGGAAAAGAAACCGTTCAAAATATTTTAATATTTCGCTTTGCGAACGGCATTTTTGAACCAATCTGGAACCGTCAATATATTGATCATGTCCAAATCACTGTTGCGGAAACATTAGGGGTTGAGCATCGCGGGGCCTATTATGAAAAAGCCGGTGCCCTCCGAGACATGGTCTCCAATCACCTCCTGCAAATCTTGGCGTTCGTGGCGATGGAACCACCAAATACGTTTGATCCCGAAGCGGTCAGGAACGAGAAAGCCAAGGTACTCCGTGCCATCCAGCCCATGAATCCCGTCGAGGTTTTACAATCAACGGTTGCCGGACAATATGAGGCCGGATCGATTAATAATCACAGTGTCCTTCCTTATCGAATGGAAAAGGATGTCAATCCAGCCTCCCTGACTGAAACCTTTGCCGCAATGACCCTAGGTATTGAAAGTTGGCGCTGGGAAGGCGTGCCCTTTTACCTTCGGACCGGCAAACGGTTACACACCCGAGTGACCGAAGTAGTCATTCAGTTTAAATCTGCTCCACTGATGTTATTTCGTAAGACTCCAGTCGACAAGCTCACGCCGAATGTGCTGGTTATTCGCATTCAACCGGATGAAGGCATTTCCCTAAGTTTTGGAGCCAAAATTCCAGGACCCAAGGTCAAGGTCGGGACGGTGGATATGGATTTCCAATATGCGGAATATTTCGGTGATGCGCCGAGCACAGGCTATGAGACACTCCTGCACGACGTGATGGCTGGAGACTCAACACTATTTCAGCGAAGTGATAGCGTCGAGGTTGGCTGGAGTATCGTCGATCCCATTGTCAAAGTGTGGGAGAGCCTTGGCTCGCATGCCATTCGTCCCTATAGCTCAGGGAGCTGGGGACCGCCGGAAGCCGATGCCTTGCTGGCCAGGGACGGCCGAATGTGGAGAAACCACGGATAA
- a CDS encoding Rieske (2Fe-2S) protein, translating to MPDETWVDVGGADELKHQPVQQVLIGRTPVALTYCNEQFGAINGACNHVGGPLGEGTLGGEYVVSPWHYWKFHYRTGKEEPEYEEDAVPAYDVKVENGRVLI from the coding sequence ATGCCCGATGAAACCTGGGTCGATGTCGGTGGTGCAGACGAGTTGAAACATCAGCCGGTACAGCAAGTGCTGATCGGACGAACACCAGTGGCGTTAACCTACTGCAATGAGCAGTTCGGAGCGATCAATGGTGCGTGCAACCATGTGGGCGGGCCGTTGGGTGAAGGGACATTGGGGGGAGAGTACGTGGTCTCCCCTTGGCATTATTGGAAGTTTCATTATCGGACCGGAAAAGAAGAACCCGAGTATGAAGAAGACGCGGTGCCGGCCTATGACGTGAAAGTAGAGAACGGGCGAGTCCTGATTTGA